One genomic region from Campylobacter concisus encodes:
- a CDS encoding VRR-NUC domain-containing protein gives MPPKYENTLAYAKSTGQVPLEDWEMKFFAGWLKRNNLKFTHVANERVASVQYKKKLKAMGTSAGFPDMLVFLPSKIVFVEMKRAKKSLSRVSDEQEDWVDTINCYGYAKARVCYGSGEAIDFIKSEMGRTR, from the coding sequence ATGCCGCCCAAATACGAAAACACCCTAGCGTATGCAAAATCGACGGGGCAAGTACCGCTAGAGGATTGGGAGATGAAATTCTTTGCCGGCTGGCTAAAAAGAAATAATCTAAAATTTACCCACGTAGCAAACGAGAGAGTAGCCAGCGTGCAATACAAAAAGAAACTAAAAGCTATGGGAACTAGCGCAGGTTTCCCCGATATGCTCGTATTTTTGCCGAGCAAGATCGTATTTGTCGAGATGAAACGAGCCAAAAAGAGCCTAAGCAGGGTATCGGACGAGCAAGAGGATTGGGTAGATACTATCAACTGCTACGGCTACGCAAAAGCTAGAGTTTGTTACGGCTCGGGCGAGGCGATAGACTTTATCAAGAGCGAGATGGGGAGAACGCGCTGA
- a CDS encoding helix-turn-helix domain-containing protein yields the protein MAKLSEQVKKLIIADHLTGKFSQRELAKKYDLSTSTINKITKGVEAKNEHLVNAQVALLSARETLPPEQTNAIANAARDEFYNRRLIENATQKNLAKITEMLDKNTKYEKVGVGDGVQTFEPVELNANDYKALQDAIDKASLTLGVNPRFSNTTINNANVSQEAQIQQIVISKDE from the coding sequence GTGGCGAAGCTATCAGAGCAGGTAAAAAAATTAATAATAGCCGACCACTTGACGGGCAAATTTTCGCAAAGAGAGTTGGCTAAAAAATACGATTTATCCACCAGCACGATAAATAAAATTACAAAAGGGGTGGAAGCCAAAAACGAACACCTAGTGAACGCCCAAGTAGCGTTGCTGTCGGCAAGAGAAACATTACCGCCCGAACAAACGAACGCGATCGCGAACGCTGCGAGAGACGAATTTTATAATAGGCGGCTAATCGAAAACGCTACCCAAAAAAACCTAGCCAAAATCACTGAAATGCTAGACAAAAACACCAAATACGAAAAGGTGGGTGTCGGCGACGGGGTGCAAACTTTCGAGCCGGTGGAATTAAACGCAAACGACTATAAGGCACTACAAGACGCGATAGATAAAGCCAGCCTAACGCTCGGCGTTAATCCCCGCTTTTCAAATACTACGATAAACAACGCAAACGTAAGCCAAGAAGCACAAATTCAACAAATCGTGATAAGCAAAGATGAGTAA
- a CDS encoding DUF6475 domain-containing protein, which produces MTIQEFYGVFMPTVEYYGANLSKAVIALYFEDLMDYEASELAAALKLVRQTRKYPTMPTSAEILEALNGDEGDKAQKALDELTYAIGRYGPYRSVCFKDGAIMSVVRARGGWVKVCNLEGQDWENFKKWDFAKLYKIYAKNPQICPDYLIGESEANNGFNGVGGNEPVYFIGGTNDGKFMDVTKFKALTEQKSPIKAILSGVIKRIGA; this is translated from the coding sequence ATGACGATACAAGAATTTTACGGCGTATTTATGCCGACAGTGGAGTATTACGGAGCGAATTTAAGCAAAGCCGTGATCGCACTTTATTTCGAGGACTTAATGGACTACGAGGCGAGCGAATTAGCCGCGGCGCTAAAACTAGTCAGGCAAACGCGAAAATATCCTACGATGCCTACGTCTGCGGAAATTTTAGAAGCGCTTAACGGAGATGAGGGCGACAAAGCGCAAAAAGCGTTAGACGAGCTAACTTACGCGATAGGACGCTACGGACCTTATCGTAGCGTATGCTTTAAAGACGGAGCGATAATGTCAGTAGTGCGTGCTAGGGGTGGCTGGGTAAAGGTTTGCAACCTAGAAGGGCAAGACTGGGAGAATTTTAAAAAGTGGGACTTTGCCAAGCTTTATAAGATTTACGCGAAAAACCCACAAATTTGTCCAGATTATCTAATTGGCGAGAGCGAGGCGAATAATGGCTTTAACGGCGTAGGCGGAAACGAGCCAGTGTATTTTATCGGCGGGACTAACGACGGCAAATTTATGGATGTGACTAAATTTAAAGCCCTAACAGAGCAAAAATCACCCATTAAGGCGATATTGTCAGGCGTGATAAAAAGGATTGGCGCGTGA
- a CDS encoding DNA-methyltransferase, with amino-acid sequence MELNKIYNTDCLNFMKNMPDACVDLVVTDPPYIIYTKGGGLGKSPVYEKGDLAKIADGFDVKTTLNELERICKKTNIFIFCSTKQKPEIMSWAYEKGHNVAELFWHKPNAAPFTNNTFKSDIENIIYIRAKGVKIKGRSKLFTQNAKKSEYGHPSEKPLSIIKSLILTSSSDGELVFDPFMGSGTTAAACKELNRNFIGCEIEAKYCEMAEKRLRETIKGLI; translated from the coding sequence ATGGAACTAAATAAAATTTATAACACTGACTGCTTAAATTTTATGAAAAATATGCCTGATGCGTGCGTTGATTTGGTCGTTACTGATCCGCCTTATATCATCTACACAAAAGGCGGAGGGTTAGGTAAGAGCCCAGTCTATGAAAAGGGCGATTTGGCAAAGATAGCTGATGGCTTTGATGTAAAAACAACACTAAATGAGCTTGAACGAATTTGTAAAAAAACAAATATTTTTATCTTTTGCTCTACCAAACAAAAGCCTGAGATAATGAGCTGGGCTTATGAAAAAGGACATAACGTAGCTGAGTTATTTTGGCACAAGCCTAACGCAGCACCATTTACAAACAATACTTTTAAAAGTGACATCGAAAATATTATCTACATAAGAGCAAAAGGTGTCAAGATAAAAGGTAGATCAAAGCTCTTTACTCAAAACGCAAAAAAGAGCGAATACGGACATCCTAGCGAAAAGCCACTAAGTATTATCAAAAGCTTGATTTTAACTAGCTCAAGCGATGGTGAGTTAGTTTTTGATCCATTTATGGGTAGTGGGACAACGGCGGCGGCGTGCAAAGAGCTAAATAGAAATTTTATTGGCTGTGAGATAGAGGCTAAATACTGCGAAATGGCCGAGAAAAGGTTAAGAGAAACGATAAAGGGGCTAATATGA
- a CDS encoding phage terminase large subunit — MSKLEVKLLPHQYELLADTSTKIIGLVSGYGAGKTYAAVRKALQLAFLNPGCAGVITEPTYPLLRDILFGDLENALIEWGVPYKFNKSSAVFTLDVNGAKTPILCRSMENWERLIGINAAWIICDEFDTSKTEIALKAYEKLLGRLRAGNTRQFIITTTPEGFRATYQIFIEKGGDTKRLIKAKTADNKYLPPDFIDTLKEQYPENLLKAYLEGEFVNLTSGTVYSYFSRDTHASTETIKEGETLHIGADFNVGGCINIVCVERADKNGIITTHAVDEVISYDTYAMAQTLKDRYKGHKIIIYPDASGQNRKTSASETDAQILRGAGHLVFVNHSNPSIKDRVNCVNNLFDKLRLLVNVSKCPNLTKALEQQAWDNKTQLPEKSDAHPANDDYNDALGYLIAYKYPIAARDYQIKVVGI, encoded by the coding sequence ATGAGTAAACTAGAGGTCAAGCTGCTACCGCACCAATACGAGCTACTAGCCGATACAAGCACGAAAATCATAGGCTTAGTCAGCGGTTACGGCGCGGGCAAAACCTACGCCGCGGTTAGAAAAGCCTTGCAGCTAGCATTTCTAAACCCCGGTTGCGCGGGCGTGATAACCGAGCCAACCTATCCGCTTTTGCGCGACATCTTATTTGGCGACCTTGAAAACGCGCTCATTGAGTGGGGCGTGCCGTATAAATTTAACAAATCAAGCGCAGTATTTACGCTGGACGTAAACGGCGCCAAAACGCCTATTTTATGCCGTAGTATGGAAAACTGGGAGCGATTAATCGGCATAAACGCCGCTTGGATAATATGCGACGAGTTTGATACGTCAAAAACCGAGATCGCACTAAAAGCTTACGAGAAGCTACTAGGACGCTTAAGAGCGGGGAACACTAGGCAATTTATTATTACGACGACGCCCGAGGGCTTCCGCGCCACGTATCAAATTTTCATAGAAAAAGGCGGCGATACTAAACGGCTGATAAAAGCAAAGACCGCCGACAATAAATATCTGCCGCCCGATTTTATCGACACGCTAAAAGAGCAATACCCCGAGAATTTGCTTAAGGCTTATTTAGAGGGCGAATTCGTAAACCTCACTAGCGGCACCGTGTATAGTTACTTTAGCCGCGATACTCACGCAAGCACGGAAACTATCAAAGAGGGCGAAACGCTACACATCGGCGCGGATTTTAACGTGGGCGGCTGCATAAACATAGTCTGCGTAGAGCGAGCGGATAAAAACGGCATAATAACCACGCACGCGGTAGATGAGGTTATTAGTTACGATACATACGCTATGGCGCAGACGCTAAAAGATAGATACAAAGGCCATAAAATTATTATTTATCCCGATGCTAGCGGACAAAATAGAAAAACGAGCGCGAGCGAAACGGACGCGCAAATTTTAAGAGGTGCTGGGCATTTGGTATTCGTAAACCACTCAAATCCGAGCATTAAAGACCGCGTAAACTGCGTGAATAACTTATTTGACAAACTCCGCTTGCTCGTCAATGTCTCAAAATGCCCGAATTTAACCAAAGCTCTTGAGCAGCAAGCGTGGGATAATAAGACCCAACTGCCCGAAAAAAGCGACGCTCACCCTGCAAACGATGACTACAACGACGCGCTTGGGTATCTAATCGCGTATAAATACCCGATAGCTGCGCGAGATTACCAAATCAAGGTAGTCGGCATTTAG
- a CDS encoding DNA adenine methylase — MIYNSAPLPFQGQKRNFIKHFRELIKNEFRAHRNGVFIDAFGGSGLLSHNIKQIYPNARVIYNDYDNYSERLANIEVTNEILQAIEPITKKYKKNEKVSGEDREKIIKIIDEYIKRGYFIDWLTLSSRLLFSGKYAHNEDEFKKEKTFFITSTGMSLYQVNGYLKGVEIVRKDAIELIKEFENKDVVLVLDPPYLQTNKAGYKCFWGLRDFLKLIRLVREPFIFFSSENSDILPYIDDRVECGDEVFKGYGLKQAILANGQAKTDYMIYKSGARGLF; from the coding sequence TTGATATATAACTCTGCCCCTTTACCATTTCAAGGACAAAAAAGAAACTTCATTAAGCATTTTAGAGAGCTTATAAAAAACGAGTTTAGAGCGCATCGAAACGGAGTTTTTATCGATGCTTTTGGTGGCTCTGGACTACTTAGCCACAATATAAAGCAAATTTATCCTAATGCAAGGGTAATTTATAACGACTACGATAATTACAGTGAGAGGCTGGCAAATATAGAGGTAACAAACGAGATTTTACAAGCAATAGAGCCTATCACAAAAAAATACAAAAAGAATGAAAAAGTAAGTGGAGAGGATAGAGAAAAAATTATAAAAATCATAGATGAGTATATAAAGAGAGGATATTTCATCGACTGGCTAACACTCAGCTCAAGGCTTCTTTTTTCTGGTAAATATGCTCATAATGAAGATGAATTTAAAAAAGAGAAAACATTTTTTATAACCAGCACAGGAATGTCTTTATATCAAGTAAATGGTTATTTAAAAGGCGTTGAGATCGTCCGCAAAGATGCAATAGAGCTGATAAAAGAATTTGAAAATAAAGATGTTGTATTGGTTTTAGACCCACCATATTTGCAAACAAACAAAGCAGGTTATAAATGCTTTTGGGGGCTACGCGACTTCTTAAAGCTGATTAGACTAGTACGAGAACCTTTTATATTTTTTTCAAGTGAAAATAGCGACATTTTGCCATACATAGACGACCGTGTAGAGTGTGGTGATGAAGTTTTTAAAGGATACGGCCTAAAACAAGCAATTTTAGCTAATGGACAAGCGAAGACTGATTATATGATCTACAAAAGCGGAGCAAGGGGGCTATTTTGA
- a CDS encoding helix-turn-helix domain-containing protein, with amino-acid sequence MSDNLQNGYAICFNSWLFDERIQNELRLLLLISSLSAKEGYCYASNEYLGEKFGKSKDWASSGVTKLKNLGYIEVELQKFGAVVTNRKIKMVALENAARPRTENPTSADGENQVADGKSNVRERKIQRPPYNVCARMNNTSSNQLQALKLQANNNPLPPKDISLPDFIDPTLWQEYLAYKKERREKLSTKGIEMKFRDWAKWRDEGIDVNECIREAMRNEWQGVFKPKPDKNGGGRNVPNNATTNPHGLKQGTLNTMAAFRELAREMRKNGKSDLVGDFQ; translated from the coding sequence ATGAGCGATAATTTGCAAAACGGATATGCAATTTGCTTTAATTCCTGGCTATTTGATGAAAGGATACAAAATGAGCTTAGGCTCTTGCTTTTAATCTCTTCATTGTCAGCTAAAGAGGGCTATTGTTACGCGTCTAACGAGTATTTAGGCGAGAAGTTTGGCAAGTCTAAAGATTGGGCTAGCTCTGGTGTAACAAAATTAAAAAATCTAGGTTACATCGAGGTTGAATTGCAAAAATTCGGCGCGGTAGTAACTAATCGAAAAATTAAGATGGTAGCCCTAGAAAACGCAGCTCGTCCGCGAACGGAAAATCCAACGTCCGCCGACGGAGAAAATCAGGTCGCCGACGGAAAATCCAACGTCCGCGAACGGAAAATCCAACGTCCGCCATATAATGTATGCGCGCGAATGAATAATACAAGCAGTAATCAATTACAAGCCTTAAAATTACAAGCTAATAATAACCCCCTACCCCCTAAGGACATTTCACTACCTGACTTCATCGACCCTACTCTTTGGCAAGAATATCTAGCCTACAAGAAAGAGCGACGAGAGAAACTAAGCACTAAGGGTATCGAGATGAAATTTAGAGACTGGGCTAAATGGCGAGATGAAGGCATAGACGTAAACGAGTGTATAAGAGAAGCAATGCGGAATGAGTGGCAGGGCGTCTTTAAGCCAAAGCCCGACAAAAACGGCGGCGGGCGAAACGTGCCAAACAATGCTACGACAAATCCTCACGGGCTAAAACAAGGCACATTAAACACAATGGCGGCGTTTAGGGAGCTAGCTAGAGAAATGAGAAAAAACGGAAAAAGTGATTTAGTGGGAGATTTTCAATGA
- a CDS encoding XRE family transcriptional regulator, with protein MAKMFDFKRAKEIMREKGINQNDIVFFLADQGINYTLDGVKNWFRKDEKTRNNPEIKTLRALAELFDTSLDELIIGGSDTLKDLPLDNIVFLSKSEMRVGAGSEGIYDLAMLQKDERKIAVDKAFLKGLDTKNLRIFEVVGDSMEPDFYEGDWAIADMVAGRDKFVRIAGVYIVRMGESVYIKRVEFLPHNGIKLISINTKYGEMYPHKEGYEWEILGKVCGKVHCEVYKGLTFEDYGIK; from the coding sequence ATGGCCAAGATGTTTGATTTTAAGCGCGCAAAAGAGATTATGCGAGAAAAAGGGATAAATCAAAACGATATAGTTTTTTTTCTTGCCGATCAAGGGATAAACTATACTTTGGACGGGGTAAAAAATTGGTTTAGAAAAGACGAAAAGACGAGAAATAACCCTGAAATTAAAACTTTAAGAGCCCTTGCCGAGCTTTTTGATACAAGCCTTGACGAATTAATAATCGGCGGGTCGGACACGCTTAAAGACTTACCACTCGACAATATTGTATTTTTATCAAAATCAGAAATGCGCGTCGGTGCCGGTAGCGAGGGGATTTATGATCTCGCTATGCTTCAAAAAGACGAGAGAAAGATCGCAGTTGATAAGGCTTTTTTAAAAGGGCTTGACACTAAAAATTTGCGTATTTTTGAAGTGGTGGGCGATAGCATGGAGCCTGATTTTTACGAGGGTGACTGGGCTATTGCTGATATGGTAGCAGGTAGGGATAAATTTGTACGTATTGCTGGTGTTTATATCGTCAGAATGGGAGAGAGTGTTTATATAAAAAGGGTTGAGTTTTTGCCACATAACGGGATAAAGTTAATTAGTATAAATACAAAATATGGCGAAATGTACCCACACAAAGAGGGCTATGAATGGGAAATACTTGGTAAAGTCTGCGGTAAAGTCCATTGCGAAGTGTATAAAGGGCTAACGTTTGAGGATTATGGGATAAAGTAA